A genomic window from Providencia alcalifaciens includes:
- a CDS encoding fumarylacetoacetate hydrolase family protein produces the protein MRLITYRSDVTAAARLGAIVNEQVVDLARLAEENGQYLPDNMLDFIDLGPQGVRAGTALLNGYQGQFPAGTAWPVQNVKILAPIPRPRKNIFGIGLNYVEHVAESSRTLDTSKELPKEPVIFSKPPTTVIGPGDAIEHNSEITQQLDWEVELAVIMGTRAKGVEQKEALNYVFGYSLMIDMSARDCRRAGQWIYSKGQDTYAPFGPCIVTADEIPDPHTLNLSLKVNGVTKQDSNTRHMLFNVNALIADISKGITLEPGDIIATGTPEGVGAGRSPQEWVWPGDVIEAYVEKIGELRHPVVAV, from the coding sequence ATGCGTCTTATTACTTACCGTTCAGATGTTACCGCAGCAGCACGTTTAGGGGCGATTGTTAACGAGCAAGTCGTGGATTTAGCGAGATTAGCGGAAGAGAATGGCCAATATCTCCCTGACAATATGTTGGATTTCATTGATTTAGGCCCACAAGGCGTTCGTGCAGGAACAGCACTACTGAATGGCTACCAAGGGCAATTCCCCGCAGGAACCGCGTGGCCTGTTCAGAACGTGAAAATTTTAGCGCCAATTCCACGTCCAAGAAAAAATATCTTTGGGATCGGCTTGAACTATGTTGAACACGTTGCAGAATCTAGCCGTACGCTGGATACCTCTAAAGAGCTACCAAAAGAGCCCGTTATCTTTTCTAAACCACCAACAACGGTGATTGGGCCAGGTGATGCGATTGAACATAACAGCGAAATTACTCAGCAATTAGATTGGGAAGTGGAGCTGGCAGTGATTATGGGGACGCGTGCTAAAGGTGTAGAGCAAAAAGAGGCCCTGAATTATGTGTTCGGTTATAGCTTAATGATCGATATGAGTGCGCGTGATTGCCGCCGTGCGGGTCAATGGATCTACTCAAAAGGGCAGGATACCTACGCACCATTTGGTCCTTGTATTGTGACTGCCGATGAAATTCCTGATCCTCACACGCTAAACTTAAGTTTAAAAGTTAACGGCGTAACCAAGCAGGACTCCAATACTCGCCACATGCTGTTCAATGTGAATGCGTTGATTGCGGATATCAGCAAAGGCATTACGTTGGAGCCGGGGGATATTATCGCGACGGGCACTCCTGAAGGGGTTGGTGCGGGGCGCTCTCCACAAGAATGGGTATGGCCGGGTGATGTGATTGAAGCGTATGTCGAAAAAATCGGTGAGTTACGCCACCCAGTGGTTGCGGTATAA
- a CDS encoding maleate cis-trans isomerase family protein — translation MSLARTFRIGQIVPSSNTTMETEIPAILRAREAMFSERFTFHSSRMRMQKVTKDELAKMDSDSDRCAIELSDADVDVLGYACLVAIMSMGKGYHRISQKRLHQCTIDNGHPAPVVTSAGALVEGLHAIGAKKVSILTPYMKPLTQMVIDYIEHEGIEVVDSISLEIPDNLEVGRQNPLAPVEITKKLNTNVDAIVASACVQMPSLPSIQLIEDRVGLPVLSSSVATTYMMLKKLGLDTRVDGFGSLLSGRF, via the coding sequence ATGAGCTTAGCGCGTACATTTCGTATTGGGCAGATTGTACCTTCATCAAATACCACTATGGAAACTGAAATTCCGGCCATATTGCGTGCCCGTGAAGCGATGTTTTCCGAGCGTTTTACATTTCATTCTAGCCGCATGCGTATGCAGAAAGTAACTAAGGATGAGCTTGCTAAAATGGACTCAGACAGTGACCGTTGCGCCATTGAACTGTCAGACGCCGACGTCGATGTATTGGGGTATGCTTGCTTGGTTGCCATTATGAGCATGGGGAAAGGTTATCACCGTATTTCGCAAAAACGCCTTCATCAATGCACTATCGATAATGGGCATCCAGCACCGGTTGTCACCAGTGCAGGAGCGTTAGTCGAAGGGTTACATGCCATTGGCGCGAAAAAAGTGTCGATTTTGACGCCGTATATGAAGCCATTAACCCAAATGGTTATCGACTATATTGAACATGAAGGCATTGAAGTGGTTGATAGTATCTCATTGGAGATCCCCGATAACCTCGAGGTGGGTAGACAAAACCCATTAGCGCCAGTGGAAATCACCAAAAAGCTAAATACCAATGTGGATGCGATTGTGGCATCCGCTTGTGTGCAAATGCCATCATTACCGTCGATTCAACTCATCGAAGATAGAGTGGGCTTACCAGTATTGTCATCGTCTGTGGCAACCACCTATATGATGCTAAAAAAATTGGGGCTAGATACGCGAGTGGATGGTTTTGGCTCGCTACTTAGTGGAAGATTTTAG
- a CDS encoding indolepyruvate oxidoreductase subunit beta family protein has protein sequence MTQSLMTSQPLMTSQPLMALQPIKIAILAMGGEGGGVLADWIVNLGEDNGYFAQTTSVPGVAQRTGATIYYVELFPGADNPQTPSPVLALMPMPGDVDVVLASELMEAGRAVQRGFVTAERTTLISSTHRVYSIAEKSAMGDGRVDSQALIRHAGQAARQFVHFDMAQAAQESGSVISAVLFGALFGSGVLPFSREQFEETIVRGGVGVKPSLRAFALGAEKAAQPEEAYQAESAKSVEKTPKNKHVAALLSQIESQFPDHVHYLATEGVRRLVDYQDPAYAEAYLNRLQGLFAQKGGDDPRLQRALVRHLALWMSYEDTIRVADLKIRDSRFARVRSEVQAKDNQLLDINEFMHPRIEEICETLPKNLGKWLMKPHWVHKAVRKLTQRGRTITTSSLWGFLQLYVLAAWRRGRRSTLRYQLENNRIEKWLAAVAQAASSNPALATEIAQCQRVVKGYSDTHARGLRNFQVLMEIVERHGSQLAPINLRELREAALADEHGNELKKCRQRLAME, from the coding sequence ATGACTCAATCTTTAATGACTTCTCAACCGTTAATGACTTCTCAACCGCTAATGGCTTTACAGCCGATCAAAATCGCCATCCTCGCGATGGGCGGTGAAGGCGGTGGTGTTCTCGCCGATTGGATTGTCAATCTTGGCGAAGATAACGGTTATTTTGCGCAAACTACGTCAGTGCCAGGCGTGGCGCAGCGTACAGGGGCAACAATTTATTATGTTGAATTATTCCCCGGCGCTGATAACCCGCAAACCCCTTCACCTGTTTTAGCGTTAATGCCAATGCCCGGTGATGTGGATGTGGTGTTGGCTTCAGAGCTGATGGAAGCTGGACGCGCGGTACAACGTGGTTTTGTGACTGCGGAGCGTACCACGCTGATTAGTTCGACCCATCGGGTTTATTCCATCGCAGAAAAATCCGCAATGGGGGATGGGCGAGTGGATAGCCAAGCGTTGATCCGCCATGCGGGGCAAGCCGCCCGCCAATTTGTGCATTTTGATATGGCGCAAGCGGCGCAAGAAAGTGGCAGCGTGATCAGCGCCGTATTGTTCGGTGCGCTGTTTGGTTCGGGGGTTCTGCCCTTTAGCCGTGAACAATTTGAAGAAACCATCGTTCGTGGTGGCGTTGGCGTGAAACCGAGCTTGCGGGCATTTGCATTGGGCGCTGAAAAAGCGGCTCAGCCGGAAGAAGCTTATCAAGCAGAATCTGCAAAATCGGTGGAAAAAACACCAAAAAACAAACATGTAGCGGCTCTCCTTTCTCAGATTGAAAGTCAGTTTCCTGACCATGTTCACTACCTTGCGACAGAAGGTGTTCGTCGTCTGGTTGATTATCAAGACCCTGCATATGCCGAGGCGTACCTCAATCGATTGCAAGGGCTGTTTGCGCAAAAAGGTGGTGATGACCCGCGTTTGCAGCGTGCGTTAGTGCGCCACCTAGCGCTGTGGATGTCTTATGAAGACACCATTCGTGTTGCGGACTTAAAAATTCGTGATAGCCGTTTTGCTCGAGTACGCAGTGAAGTCCAAGCGAAAGATAACCAATTGCTCGACATCAATGAATTTATGCATCCAAGAATTGAAGAGATTTGCGAAACGCTTCCCAAAAATTTAGGCAAGTGGTTGATGAAACCACATTGGGTACACAAAGCCGTTCGCAAATTGACGCAAAGGGGACGAACAATCACTACCAGTTCCTTGTGGGGATTCTTACAGTTGTACGTGCTAGCCGCATGGCGCAGAGGGCGTCGCTCAACGCTACGTTATCAGCTTGAAAATAACCGTATTGAAAAATGGCTAGCCGCTGTGGCGCAAGCCGCAAGTAGTAATCCTGCTTTGGCAACTGAAATTGCGCAATGTCAGAGAGTAGTGAAGGGGTATAGCGACACCCATGCTCGTGGATTACGTAATTTCCAAGTTTTGATGGAGATTGTTGAGCGTCATGGTAGCCAGCTAGCACCGATAAATTTACGTGAACTTCGTGAAGCTGCACTGGCAGATGAACATGGTAATGAGTTGAAAAAATGCCGTCAGCGTTTGGCGATGGAATAA
- a CDS encoding indolepyruvate ferredoxin oxidoreductase subunit alpha: MAERSFVQEVQKLRQGEGEVFSGEGILAVTKALLESGVSYVAGYQGAPISHLMDVLADAQDILSDYGIRFENSASEATAAATLAASVNYPLRGAVTFKATVGTNVASDALANLASGGVLGGALIIVGEDYGEGSSIMQERSHAFAMKSQMWLLDPRPNLPCIVQAVKDGFDLSEASNTPVMLQMRIRSCHVHGQFTCSDNQYPKFTVKDALENPTRDVSRIVLPPASFLHEKEKIEARWPAAIKFIQQRELNEFFAEDAEDVGIALQGGNYNTLIRALNQIGLADVFGNSKIPLYVMNVAYPLIDDEFERFCRNKKAILVLEEGQPNFVEQNVANILRQRNIDVALHGKDMLPMAGEYNTATVLAGLRSFFERYGKIEPQVKAAANQIRIPTINVAAVKVDDDLPEYVNAAEPTLNETVHARPPGFCTGCPERPIFTAMKLIERELGEHHVSADIGCHLFSILPPFNLGNTTMGYGLGGAGAAALNAKAGKRAISVMGDGGFWHNGLTSGIANSVFNRSDNLTIVVDNSYTSATGGQDILSSTALNSTRSTGHEIEKAVKGVGVNWVKTIKRTYDLKAMTNTLREALTTTESGPKVLIAQSECMLNKQRREKKKVREDVSAGKRVIRERFGVDSDTCTGDHSCIRLSGCPSLSIKPNPDPLRTDPVATVMDSCVGCGLCGEVSHAAVLCPSFFKAQIITNPNGWDKLRHRVRGWFIGFLQRRDARRREQLSF; encoded by the coding sequence ATGGCTGAGCGCTCGTTTGTTCAAGAAGTTCAAAAATTACGGCAGGGTGAAGGCGAAGTTTTCAGCGGTGAAGGGATCCTTGCCGTCACTAAAGCATTACTCGAATCGGGAGTCTCCTATGTGGCAGGCTATCAGGGAGCCCCCATCTCCCACCTGATGGATGTGCTGGCTGATGCGCAGGATATCTTATCGGATTATGGTATTCGTTTTGAAAACAGCGCCAGTGAAGCTACCGCTGCCGCAACACTGGCCGCATCGGTTAACTACCCTTTACGTGGCGCAGTGACATTCAAAGCAACCGTGGGTACTAACGTTGCTTCAGATGCATTAGCAAACTTAGCTTCTGGCGGTGTACTGGGTGGTGCGCTGATCATCGTCGGTGAAGATTATGGCGAAGGTTCCTCCATCATGCAGGAACGCAGCCACGCATTTGCTATGAAATCCCAAATGTGGTTACTCGACCCACGCCCTAATTTACCTTGCATTGTTCAAGCAGTTAAAGATGGTTTTGATCTTTCTGAAGCCAGCAACACCCCAGTTATGCTGCAAATGCGTATTCGCTCTTGCCATGTTCATGGGCAGTTCACATGCTCTGATAACCAGTATCCTAAATTTACGGTCAAAGATGCGCTAGAAAACCCAACTCGGGACGTGAGCCGTATCGTGTTACCGCCAGCCAGTTTTTTACATGAAAAAGAGAAAATTGAGGCTCGCTGGCCTGCTGCCATCAAATTTATTCAACAACGTGAACTCAATGAATTTTTTGCGGAAGATGCCGAAGATGTGGGGATCGCCTTACAGGGCGGCAACTACAACACGCTGATCCGTGCATTAAACCAGATTGGTCTCGCCGATGTTTTTGGTAACAGTAAAATCCCGTTGTATGTCATGAATGTGGCATACCCGTTGATTGATGATGAGTTTGAACGCTTTTGCCGCAATAAAAAAGCCATTTTAGTTTTAGAGGAAGGGCAACCAAACTTTGTTGAGCAAAACGTGGCGAATATTTTACGTCAACGCAATATTGATGTGGCACTGCATGGTAAAGATATGCTGCCGATGGCGGGGGAATATAACACGGCAACGGTATTAGCAGGGCTACGATCATTTTTCGAACGCTATGGCAAAATTGAGCCACAAGTGAAAGCGGCTGCAAATCAAATTCGTATTCCAACCATTAATGTTGCGGCTGTCAAAGTCGATGATGACCTACCTGAATATGTGAATGCTGCGGAACCTACTTTAAATGAAACGGTACATGCGCGTCCACCGGGGTTCTGTACGGGTTGCCCTGAACGTCCCATTTTTACTGCAATGAAGCTAATTGAGCGTGAACTGGGTGAACACCATGTGAGCGCAGACATTGGCTGCCATTTATTCTCTATTCTGCCGCCATTTAACCTCGGTAACACCACGATGGGATACGGACTTGGTGGTGCGGGTGCTGCCGCGTTAAATGCCAAAGCGGGTAAGCGAGCCATTTCAGTGATGGGGGATGGTGGTTTTTGGCACAACGGATTAACCAGCGGTATTGCTAATAGTGTATTTAACCGTAGCGATAACTTAACCATTGTTGTTGATAACAGTTATACCTCTGCAACAGGTGGGCAAGATATTTTGTCGTCAACGGCGCTAAATTCTACTCGCAGCACAGGGCATGAGATTGAAAAAGCAGTCAAAGGCGTTGGGGTGAATTGGGTAAAAACCATCAAGCGTACCTACGATTTAAAAGCCATGACGAATACGTTACGTGAGGCACTGACGACCACAGAAAGTGGCCCGAAAGTGTTAATTGCGCAAAGCGAATGTATGTTGAACAAACAGCGCCGCGAAAAGAAAAAAGTTCGTGAAGACGTTTCAGCAGGCAAGCGAGTTATCCGTGAACGTTTTGGTGTCGATTCAGACACTTGCACGGGAGACCACTCCTGTATTCGTTTATCAGGTTGTCCATCGTTATCAATCAAACCTAACCCAGATCCTTTACGGACAGACCCTGTCGCGACGGTGATGGATAGCTGCGTAGGCTGTGGGCTGTGCGGTGAGGTTTCCCATGCCGCAGTGCTGTGTCCCTCATTCTTTAAAGCTCAGATTATTACCAATCCAAATGGTTGGGACAAGTTGCGCCACCGTGTTCGCGGCTGGTTTATTGGCTTCTTACAGCGCCGTGATGCACGCCGCCGTGAACAACTGAGTTTTTAG
- a CDS encoding MarR family winged helix-turn-helix transcriptional regulator, translated as MPESKVFVDNYLPALLGQAWMLVSSEFHAVVEANGLSVLEWRVLSTLANNGSMGITELSQKTVSKQPTITRVLQRLEQQGHVIRHNNHTGSDRRVTLVSVTSSGVELVEGLLIAAEEHERQVLAPLGVRKSKMLKQVLQELIDRHSPEIK; from the coding sequence ATGCCTGAATCGAAAGTCTTCGTTGATAATTACCTGCCTGCTCTTTTGGGGCAGGCATGGATGCTAGTTTCATCTGAATTTCATGCGGTTGTGGAAGCCAATGGGTTATCGGTTTTGGAGTGGAGAGTGCTTTCTACATTAGCCAATAATGGTTCGATGGGGATCACCGAGCTGTCGCAAAAAACCGTTAGCAAGCAACCGACAATCACGCGGGTATTACAACGATTGGAACAACAAGGGCATGTGATCCGTCACAATAACCATACGGGAAGTGACCGCCGCGTGACACTAGTCAGTGTGACTTCTAGCGGCGTTGAGCTAGTTGAAGGATTATTGATTGCTGCGGAAGAACACGAAAGGCAGGTTTTAGCCCCTCTTGGTGTTCGTAAAAGCAAAATGCTCAAGCAAGTTTTACAAGAGTTGATTGATAGGCATAGCCCAGAAATCAAATAG
- a CDS encoding cupin domain-containing protein, protein MTTQSHDQYRENVAGRADVEDTPELLAYYKQLDELKTGALWTVANKIEPWQPKSQSVPVLWRYQDLREHVLRSVDLVTPEKAGRRVIYLNNPGRQDVAAAVGWLYSGLQVMHPGEAASAHAHSSSALRFIMEGRGAYTIVEGQKMILEANDFVLTPNGTWHEHGVEEGGLPCIWQDGLDIPLVNAMEAGFYKVHPDLHQVQTRPIDYPVGMWGATALRPHHVGWDKPYSPLFKYQWGPTYEALQRAAKVTDGSVFDDVLMNYTNPLTGGPVMPTIGASMQLLRPGFVGKAHRHTGSFIYQVAKGKGYSIINGQCFDWQERDIFCVPSWMFHEHVNTSQNEDACLFCFNDLPVMHSLGLYYEEALVDNDGHQKVIS, encoded by the coding sequence ATGACGACTCAGTCCCATGACCAATACAGAGAAAATGTCGCAGGACGCGCAGATGTGGAAGATACACCAGAATTGTTGGCGTATTACAAACAGTTAGATGAACTAAAAACGGGCGCATTGTGGACGGTTGCCAACAAAATTGAGCCGTGGCAGCCAAAATCTCAATCTGTGCCTGTGTTATGGCGCTATCAAGATTTACGGGAGCATGTTTTACGTTCAGTGGATTTGGTGACCCCGGAAAAAGCGGGTCGCCGTGTGATCTATTTAAACAACCCGGGTCGTCAAGATGTGGCAGCTGCGGTGGGTTGGTTGTATTCAGGTTTACAGGTGATGCATCCGGGGGAAGCGGCTTCGGCTCACGCACATTCATCCTCAGCATTGCGTTTCATTATGGAAGGGCGCGGCGCCTACACCATTGTGGAAGGGCAAAAAATGATTTTAGAAGCCAATGATTTTGTACTGACGCCTAACGGTACTTGGCATGAGCATGGTGTGGAAGAAGGCGGGCTACCGTGTATTTGGCAGGATGGTCTGGATATTCCATTAGTCAATGCGATGGAAGCGGGTTTCTACAAAGTTCATCCTGATTTACATCAAGTGCAAACTCGCCCAATTGATTATCCCGTTGGCATGTGGGGAGCGACAGCGTTACGCCCGCACCATGTGGGATGGGATAAGCCATATTCGCCATTATTCAAATATCAGTGGGGACCGACTTATGAAGCGCTACAACGCGCCGCAAAAGTGACGGATGGCTCGGTGTTTGATGATGTTTTAATGAACTACACCAACCCATTAACCGGCGGGCCAGTGATGCCAACGATTGGAGCTAGTATGCAGTTATTACGCCCTGGGTTTGTTGGTAAAGCTCATCGTCACACGGGTAGCTTTATCTACCAAGTGGCGAAAGGAAAAGGGTATTCGATTATTAATGGGCAGTGCTTTGACTGGCAAGAGCGAGATATTTTTTGCGTGCCATCGTGGATGTTCCATGAACATGTGAATACATCCCAGAATGAAGATGCGTGTCTGTTCTGTTTTAACGACCTGCCAGTGATGCACTCCCTTGGTCTCTATTATGAAGAGGCGCTTGTGGACAATGATGGGCACCAAAAAGTGATTAGTTAA
- a CDS encoding bifunctional salicylyl-CoA 5-hydroxylase/oxidoreductase, protein MNIVCIGGGPAGLYFGLLMKLQNPSNRVVVVERNRPYDTFGWGVVFSDATLSNLRKADPVSAETISAEFSHWDDIDIHFKGSCNRSGGHGFIGIGRKKLLNILQDRCLEVGVELVFETQVADDQEIARQYDADLVIASDGINSAVRTRYENIFKPDIDQRRCRFVWLGTKKIFDAFTFLFAENEHGWFQVHAYQFQEGLSTFIVETTEETWLKAGIDQMSQEDGIAYCEKLFAPWLDGEKLIANAAHLRGAAIWIRFPRVICDNWVHWTQPTSSKEVPVVLMGDAAHTAHFSIGSGTKLALEDAIELCESLKATQGDLRKGLEHYQKVRSVEVLKIQNAARNSTEWFENVQRYENLDPEQFAYSLLTRSQRISHENLRVRDGNWLTHYENWFAEKSGLPTQVANQKVAPMLTPFRLRNVELKNRVIASPTLLYCATDGVVSDFHLVHIGSRALGGASLIMTEMTAISPEARVTMGCPGIWNDAQVTAWKNVTQFVHQKTDAKIGIQLGHAGRRGSTQRGWEQENHPMKHDNWPLVSASPLPYLPSISQTPTELTEAQMATIIDQFVAAAKRADQAGFDWLELQAGHGYLLSSFISPLTNQRTDAFGGSLENRLRFPLAVVSAVRKVWSEDKPLSVRISATDWVEGGTTVDEAVLIGQALHQAGADIIDCSSGEVSPLQQPVYGRMYQTPMADRIRNEGSVPVIAVGAITDADQVNSIIASGRADLCALSRPLLADPAWLLHECARFGWNSVTWPAPYEYGRQQLIQQSKSR, encoded by the coding sequence ATGAATATCGTTTGTATCGGCGGCGGTCCCGCTGGGCTTTATTTCGGGTTGCTGATGAAACTGCAAAACCCAAGTAACCGTGTAGTAGTGGTTGAACGTAACCGACCTTATGACACCTTTGGTTGGGGCGTGGTATTTTCGGATGCCACATTAAGTAATTTGCGCAAAGCAGATCCAGTCTCAGCAGAAACGATCAGTGCTGAATTTAGCCATTGGGATGATATCGACATTCATTTTAAAGGTAGCTGTAACCGTAGTGGTGGACATGGCTTCATTGGTATTGGGCGCAAAAAGCTCCTTAATATCTTGCAAGATCGCTGCCTTGAAGTGGGGGTGGAATTGGTATTTGAAACCCAAGTGGCGGATGACCAAGAAATTGCACGCCAATATGATGCGGATCTGGTGATTGCATCTGACGGGATCAACAGCGCAGTCCGTACTCGCTATGAAAATATCTTCAAACCTGATATTGACCAACGCCGTTGCCGTTTTGTTTGGCTTGGCACGAAAAAGATTTTCGACGCATTTACCTTCTTGTTCGCTGAAAATGAACACGGTTGGTTCCAAGTCCACGCTTATCAATTCCAAGAAGGGTTATCCACATTTATCGTGGAAACCACGGAAGAGACTTGGTTGAAAGCAGGTATCGATCAAATGTCTCAGGAAGATGGGATTGCTTACTGTGAAAAGCTATTCGCTCCATGGCTGGATGGTGAAAAACTGATTGCGAATGCAGCGCACTTACGTGGTGCCGCGATTTGGATCCGCTTCCCTCGCGTGATTTGTGATAACTGGGTGCACTGGACACAACCAACAAGCAGCAAGGAAGTTCCTGTGGTGCTAATGGGGGATGCCGCTCATACCGCTCACTTCTCTATTGGTTCAGGCACAAAACTGGCTCTGGAAGATGCGATTGAGCTGTGTGAAAGCTTGAAAGCGACTCAAGGGGATTTGCGCAAGGGACTCGAGCACTACCAAAAAGTTCGCAGTGTCGAAGTGCTGAAAATCCAGAATGCGGCGCGTAACTCGACCGAGTGGTTTGAAAACGTGCAACGCTATGAAAACCTTGACCCTGAGCAGTTTGCTTACTCTTTATTAACCCGTTCTCAGCGCATCTCTCATGAAAATTTACGTGTGCGCGATGGTAACTGGTTAACCCATTATGAAAACTGGTTTGCCGAAAAGTCGGGTTTACCAACGCAGGTGGCTAACCAAAAAGTCGCCCCGATGTTGACACCATTTCGCTTGCGTAATGTGGAACTGAAAAACCGCGTGATAGCGTCTCCAACGCTGCTGTATTGCGCAACTGATGGGGTCGTCAGTGATTTCCATCTGGTACATATCGGTAGCCGCGCATTAGGTGGTGCTAGCCTGATTATGACAGAAATGACGGCGATTTCCCCTGAAGCGAGAGTCACGATGGGCTGCCCGGGAATTTGGAATGATGCGCAAGTGACGGCATGGAAAAATGTGACACAATTTGTACATCAAAAAACAGATGCGAAAATTGGCATCCAACTGGGGCATGCAGGGCGTCGTGGTTCAACACAGCGCGGTTGGGAACAAGAAAACCACCCAATGAAACACGATAATTGGCCATTAGTTTCTGCGTCACCATTACCTTATCTACCTTCAATTTCACAGACACCTACTGAGCTAACAGAAGCCCAAATGGCGACGATTATCGACCAGTTTGTGGCGGCAGCAAAACGTGCAGACCAAGCCGGTTTTGATTGGTTAGAGTTGCAAGCGGGGCATGGTTATCTGTTATCGAGCTTTATTTCTCCGTTAACTAACCAGCGTACTGATGCATTTGGTGGGTCATTAGAAAATCGTTTACGTTTCCCGTTAGCGGTCGTGAGCGCGGTCAGAAAAGTATGGTCTGAGGATAAGCCACTATCTGTGCGTATATCTGCAACAGATTGGGTTGAAGGCGGCACAACAGTCGATGAGGCGGTATTAATTGGTCAGGCGCTTCATCAAGCCGGAGCCGATATTATCGATTGTTCATCCGGTGAAGTTTCCCCACTACAACAGCCTGTTTATGGGCGTATGTATCAAACTCCAATGGCGGACCGTATTCGCAATGAAGGATCGGTACCCGTGATTGCCGTCGGTGCGATTACCGATGCGGATCAAGTGAATAGCATTATTGCATCAGGGCGCGCGGACCTTTGTGCGCTCTCTCGACCACTCCTTGCGGACCCTGCTTGGCTACTCCATGAGTGTGCTCGCTTTGGGTGGAATTCCGTCACGTGGCCAGCGCCTTATGAATATGGTCGCCAACAATTAATCCAACAATCGAAAAGCCGTTAA
- a CDS encoding acyl-CoA thioesterase, producing the protein MSLLTFSRNHRINFSECDPAGIVFYPQYFVMFNNLIERWFDELLPEGFAGYILDQRFGLPTVHLEADFKAISRMGDDVQLELHVERIGGKSLTLLQRCISLDGELRMEVTQTYVTTSLITHQAIPIPEALYRALTQQQPV; encoded by the coding sequence ATGAGTTTACTGACATTTTCTCGAAACCACCGGATCAATTTTTCAGAGTGTGATCCTGCGGGCATTGTGTTTTATCCACAATATTTCGTGATGTTTAACAACCTCATTGAGCGTTGGTTTGATGAATTACTTCCTGAAGGATTTGCAGGGTATATCCTCGATCAGCGCTTTGGTTTGCCCACAGTGCATTTAGAGGCGGATTTTAAAGCGATTAGCCGTATGGGGGATGATGTTCAGCTTGAGCTGCATGTCGAACGCATTGGCGGTAAATCACTGACTCTACTTCAACGCTGTATCAGCCTTGATGGCGAGTTGCGCATGGAAGTGACGCAAACCTATGTCACTACATCACTGATTACGCATCAGGCTATTCCAATTCCTGAAGCACTGTATCGCGCCTTAACCCAGCAGCAACCGGTGTAA
- a CDS encoding carbon-nitrogen hydrolase family protein, protein MLNLPQFKAAAVQAAPVFLDTDATVDKVCRLIEEAADNGAKLVAFPEVFVSGYPYWSWVMNPIDGSPWFEKLCKSAIEVPGPEIKKIAQAAARHHINVVVGVNERNPNGIATLYNTLVTISDEGKILGRHRKLVPTWAEKLTWANGDASSLKVHQTSIGPLGALACGENTNTLARFSLLAQGELVHIASYIALPVAPKDYDMADAIRLRASAHCFEGKVFTIISCSTVSEEIVEAMAASHPESRELLARPNSAFSGIIGPDGRVIGEPLIDKEGIVYAEIDLNRCIQPRQMHDITGHYNRFDIFDLQVNRRPLTAARFHHAGQDIDELNQFAESDDSSVEKGL, encoded by the coding sequence ATGTTGAATTTACCTCAATTTAAGGCGGCGGCAGTACAGGCCGCCCCTGTATTCCTCGATACCGATGCTACTGTTGATAAAGTGTGTCGGTTGATTGAAGAAGCGGCTGATAATGGCGCCAAACTCGTGGCATTCCCTGAGGTTTTTGTCTCTGGTTACCCGTATTGGAGCTGGGTGATGAACCCGATTGATGGCAGCCCTTGGTTTGAAAAACTGTGCAAATCTGCCATTGAAGTTCCAGGACCTGAAATTAAAAAAATCGCCCAAGCCGCGGCCCGTCACCATATCAACGTGGTTGTGGGGGTGAATGAGCGCAATCCAAACGGCATCGCCACGCTGTACAACACCTTAGTGACGATTTCAGATGAAGGCAAAATTTTAGGGCGCCACCGTAAATTAGTCCCTACATGGGCTGAAAAGTTGACGTGGGCAAATGGGGATGCCTCTTCGCTCAAAGTGCACCAAACTAGCATTGGGCCTTTAGGGGCATTAGCATGCGGAGAAAACACCAATACGTTGGCGCGTTTTTCATTACTAGCTCAAGGTGAGTTGGTGCATATCGCCAGCTACATTGCCCTCCCAGTAGCGCCAAAAGATTACGATATGGCGGATGCGATTCGTTTACGGGCTTCTGCCCATTGTTTTGAAGGCAAAGTATTTACCATCATTTCATGTTCAACAGTCTCTGAAGAGATTGTTGAAGCTATGGCTGCGTCGCATCCCGAATCCCGTGAGTTGCTCGCGCGTCCAAATAGCGCGTTTTCCGGCATTATCGGCCCCGATGGTCGAGTGATTGGAGAACCATTGATTGATAAAGAAGGCATTGTATACGCTGAAATTGATTTGAATCGCTGTATTCAACCTCGCCAAATGCATGATATTACAGGGCATTATAATCGCTTTGATATCTTTGACTTACAGGTTAATCGTCGCCCATTAACGGCAGCTCGTTTCCATCATGCAGGGCAAGATATTGATGAACTTAACCAGTTTGCTGAATCGGATGACTCTTCAGTGGAGAAAGGACTATGA